One part of the Tenacibaculum sp. 190130A14a genome encodes these proteins:
- the eno gene encoding phosphopyruvate hydratase, whose protein sequence is MSIIINIHARQIFDSRGNPTVEVDVTTENGVVGRAAVPSGASTGEHEAVELRDGGDTYMGKGVLKAVENVNTLIAEELLGVSVFKQNMIDQMMIDLDGTPNKSKLGANAILGVSLAAAKAAANELGLPLYRYVGGVSANTLPVPMMNIINGGSHSDAPIAFQEFMVMPVKAKNFTEAMQIGSEIFHNLKKVLHDRNLSTAVGDEGGFAPTLEGTEDAIETIALATKNAGYKFGEEVMIALDCAAAEFFVDGKYDYTKFEGAKGAVRTSEEQASYLAELSEKYPIISIEDGMDENDWDGWKMLTDKVGDKVQLVGDDLFVTNVERLSRGIENGIANSILIKVNQIGTLTETIAAVNMAHNAGYTSVMSHRSGETEDNTIADLAVALNCGQIKTGSASRSDRMAKYNQLLRIEEQLADVAYYPQENAFKVK, encoded by the coding sequence ATGAGTATTATAATCAACATTCACGCACGTCAAATTTTTGATTCTAGAGGAAATCCTACAGTAGAGGTAGATGTAACTACAGAAAATGGAGTAGTCGGTAGAGCGGCAGTTCCTTCTGGAGCTTCTACAGGAGAGCATGAAGCGGTAGAATTGCGTGATGGAGGAGATACATATATGGGTAAAGGAGTATTAAAAGCAGTAGAAAACGTTAATACTCTTATTGCTGAGGAGTTACTAGGAGTATCTGTTTTTAAGCAAAACATGATTGATCAAATGATGATTGATTTAGACGGAACTCCAAATAAATCTAAATTAGGAGCGAATGCTATTTTAGGAGTTTCTTTAGCTGCTGCAAAAGCTGCTGCTAATGAGTTAGGATTACCATTATATCGTTATGTAGGCGGAGTTTCGGCTAATACATTACCGGTTCCTATGATGAATATCATTAATGGAGGATCACATTCAGATGCACCAATTGCATTTCAAGAATTTATGGTAATGCCAGTAAAAGCAAAGAATTTTACAGAAGCAATGCAAATAGGTTCTGAAATTTTCCACAACTTAAAAAAGGTTTTACACGATAGAAATTTATCTACCGCTGTAGGAGATGAAGGAGGATTTGCTCCAACATTAGAAGGAACTGAAGATGCTATTGAAACAATTGCATTAGCAACTAAAAATGCTGGATATAAATTCGGAGAAGAAGTAATGATCGCATTAGATTGTGCTGCTGCTGAATTCTTTGTAGATGGAAAGTATGACTATACTAAGTTTGAAGGAGCTAAAGGAGCAGTAAGAACTTCTGAAGAGCAAGCATCTTATTTAGCGGAATTATCTGAAAAGTATCCAATTATCTCTATTGAAGATGGAATGGATGAGAATGATTGGGACGGATGGAAAATGTTAACGGATAAAGTTGGAGACAAAGTTCAATTAGTTGGAGATGATTTATTTGTAACCAATGTAGAGCGTTTATCTAGAGGAATTGAAAACGGAATTGCAAATTCAATTTTGATTAAAGTAAACCAAATTGGAACTTTAACAGAAACCATTGCCGCTGTAAACATGGCACATAATGCAGGATACACTTCTGTAATGAGTCACCGTTCAGGAGAAACAGAAGATAATACCATTGCAGATTTAGCTGTAGCGTTAAATTGTGGTCAAATTAAAACAGGATCTGCATCTCGTTCAGATCGTATGGCAAAATACAACCAATTATTACGTATTGAAGAACAATTGGCTGATGTGGCATATTATCCGCAAGAAAATGCTTTTAAAGTAAAGTAA
- the thiC gene encoding phosphomethylpyrimidine synthase ThiC, producing MKKKDTAPKQDGVTRKPFPNSKKIYVSGKIHSQIQVAMREIELNDTVDAMTKKRTPNEPVTVYDTSGPYTDPNKEINIHNGLDRIREEWINERGDVEALENFTSKYCNERLNDESLDHLRFNLKHKPKRAKEGNNVTQLHYAKKGIITPEMEYVAIRENQRIDEMTRLSKQHPGQDFGANIPEKITPEFVREEVARGRAVIPSNINHPEAEPMILGRNFLVKINANIGNSATTSSIEEEVEKAVWACRWGADNIMDLSTGKNIHETREWIIRNSPVPVGTVPIYQALEKVNGVAEDLTWEIFRDTLIEQAEQGVDYFTIHAGVRLAYVPMTAKRITGIVSRGGSIMAKWCLAHHKESFLYTHFEEICDIMKAYDVAFSLGDGLRPGCIADANDEAQFAELETLGELTKIAWKHEVQCFIEGPGHVPMHMIKANMDKQLEACGEAPFYTLGPLTTDIAPGYDHITSGIGAAMIGWYGTAMLCYVTPKEHLGLPNKDDVRTGVVTYKLAAHAADLAKGHPGAQHRDDALSKARFEFRWEDQFNLSLDPELAREYHDETLPAEGAKIAHFCSMCGPKFCSMKITQEVRDYAAKKELESELALEEGMKEKSEEFKNKGSEVYL from the coding sequence ATGAAGAAAAAAGATACCGCACCAAAGCAAGATGGTGTAACTAGAAAACCATTTCCAAATTCGAAAAAAATCTACGTTTCAGGAAAAATACACTCACAAATTCAAGTAGCAATGAGAGAAATTGAATTGAATGATACTGTGGATGCAATGACTAAAAAAAGAACTCCCAATGAACCAGTAACAGTATATGATACTTCTGGACCTTATACTGACCCTAATAAAGAAATTAATATTCATAACGGACTAGATCGTATTCGTGAAGAATGGATCAATGAAAGAGGAGATGTAGAAGCATTAGAAAACTTTACTTCAAAATATTGTAATGAACGTTTAAACGATGAAAGTTTAGATCATCTACGTTTTAATCTAAAACATAAACCGAAAAGAGCTAAAGAAGGAAATAATGTTACTCAATTGCACTATGCAAAAAAGGGGATTATAACTCCTGAAATGGAATATGTAGCTATTCGAGAGAATCAACGAATAGATGAAATGACTCGACTATCTAAGCAACATCCTGGGCAAGATTTTGGAGCAAATATTCCTGAAAAAATCACTCCAGAATTTGTTAGAGAAGAAGTAGCAAGAGGTAGAGCTGTAATTCCATCAAATATAAATCACCCAGAAGCAGAACCAATGATTTTGGGAAGAAACTTTTTAGTGAAAATCAATGCAAATATTGGTAACTCGGCAACAACTTCTTCTATTGAAGAGGAAGTGGAAAAAGCAGTTTGGGCTTGTCGTTGGGGAGCTGATAATATTATGGATTTATCAACTGGAAAGAATATTCATGAAACAAGAGAATGGATTATTCGTAATTCACCAGTACCAGTAGGAACAGTACCAATTTATCAAGCACTAGAAAAAGTTAACGGAGTTGCAGAAGATTTAACATGGGAGATTTTCAGAGATACATTAATAGAACAAGCAGAACAAGGGGTAGATTATTTTACCATTCATGCAGGAGTTCGATTAGCGTATGTACCAATGACAGCAAAACGTATAACAGGCATTGTATCGCGTGGAGGATCTATTATGGCTAAATGGTGTTTAGCACATCATAAAGAAAGTTTCTTATATACCCATTTTGAAGAGATTTGTGATATAATGAAAGCTTATGATGTAGCTTTCTCATTAGGAGACGGATTGCGTCCGGGATGTATAGCAGATGCTAATGATGAGGCACAATTTGCTGAATTAGAAACCTTAGGAGAATTAACAAAAATAGCTTGGAAACATGAAGTACAATGTTTTATTGAAGGACCAGGACACGTTCCTATGCATATGATTAAAGCCAATATGGATAAACAATTGGAAGCTTGTGGTGAAGCTCCATTTTATACATTAGGACCGTTAACTACTGATATTGCTCCAGGGTATGACCATATTACTTCAGGAATTGGAGCTGCTATGATTGGATGGTACGGGACAGCAATGTTGTGCTATGTGACTCCTAAAGAGCACTTAGGGCTACCAAACAAAGATGATGTACGAACTGGAGTAGTTACCTATAAATTAGCAGCGCATGCAGCAGATTTAGCAAAAGGACATCCTGGAGCACAACATAGAGATGATGCTTTAAGTAAAGCTCGTTTTGAATTCCGCTGGGAAGATCAATTTAATTTAAGTTTAGATCCAGAATTAGCACGAGAATACCATGATGAAACCCTTCCAGCTGAAGGAGCTAAAATTGCGCATTTCTGTTCTATGTGTGGACCAAAATTCTGTTCTATGAAGATAACTCAAGAAGTAAGAGATTATGCAGCTAAGAAAGAACTAGAATCTGAATTGGCACTAGAGGAAGGAATGAAGGAAAAATCTGAGGAATTTAAAAATAAAGGATCAGAAGTATACTTATAG
- the rocF gene encoding arginase, which translates to MKEIKLIKNRSDIGAGTRGSDMGVDAIEIAAINKKNDYFNRYEFEDVITENESIYNKVNNSFGKQIESVFNQCKRLSNHVKVNLQEGKFPLVLSGDHSSALGTISGIKAAYPNKRLGVVWIDAHGDLHTPYTSPSGNIHGMPLGAAINDDNLDCQINDIDRETAEYWDRMKNIGVLGQKVMPEDIVFFGVRDTEEPEDKQIEKYGIKNYMVAEVRYRGLETCVNETLESLKDCDVIYVSFDVDAMDCDMISYGTGTPVPKGFDQYEIIEIINQLLKSKKVACVEFVEVNPLLDLKGNKMAETAFDVLQEVTKTIEKI; encoded by the coding sequence ATGAAAGAAATAAAACTTATAAAAAACAGATCAGATATTGGAGCTGGAACTCGTGGTTCTGATATGGGAGTAGACGCAATTGAAATTGCGGCAATCAATAAGAAGAACGATTATTTTAATCGTTACGAATTTGAAGATGTAATTACCGAGAACGAATCTATTTACAATAAGGTAAATAATTCATTTGGAAAGCAGATTGAAAGCGTATTTAATCAATGTAAACGGTTAAGTAACCATGTAAAAGTTAATTTGCAAGAAGGTAAATTTCCATTGGTTTTATCTGGAGACCATTCATCCGCGTTAGGAACAATAAGTGGAATTAAAGCTGCTTATCCTAACAAAAGATTAGGGGTTGTTTGGATTGATGCTCATGGAGATTTACATACACCGTATACTTCACCTTCTGGAAATATCCATGGAATGCCCTTAGGTGCAGCAATCAATGATGATAACTTAGATTGTCAAATCAATGATATCGATCGTGAGACTGCTGAGTACTGGGACCGAATGAAAAACATTGGTGTTTTAGGTCAAAAAGTAATGCCAGAAGATATTGTTTTCTTTGGAGTTAGAGATACGGAAGAACCAGAAGACAAACAGATCGAAAAGTATGGTATCAAAAATTACATGGTTGCAGAAGTACGTTATAGAGGTTTAGAAACTTGTGTTAATGAAACATTGGAGAGTTTAAAAGATTGTGATGTTATTTATGTTTCCTTTGATGTAGACGCTATGGATTGTGATATGATTTCTTACGGAACAGGAACACCTGTGCCAAAAGGATTTGATCAGTATGAAATTATTGAAATCATTAATCAATTACTAAAAAGTAAAAAAGTAGCTTGTGTTGAATTTGTAGAGGTGAATCCTTTATTAGATTTAAAAGGAAATAAAATGGCAGAAACTGCCTTTGATGTACTTCAGGAAGTTACAAAAACAATAGAAAAGATATAA
- a CDS encoding citrate synthase codes for MSDIAKLQIGEKSYEFPLIEGTENEVAIDIKTLRGATGGVVTIDPGYKNTGSCQSAITFLNGEEGVLRYRGYSIEELAEKADFLEVAYLLIFGELPTKEQLDKFYSDILDQAIVDDDIKKIIDAFPKNAHPMGVLSSLTSALTAFNPTSVNVDSEEDMYNAIVKIMGKLPVLVAWTMRKKQGLPLHYGSRKLGYVENVLTMMFQKPNDEYELNPILINALDKLLILHADHEQNCSTSTVRIVGSSHAGLFASLSAGISALWGPLHGGANQAVLEMLEAIKEDGGDTKKYMAKAKDKSDPFRLMGFGHRVYKNFDPRAKIIKVAADEVLADLGVQDPVLDIAKGLEQEALSDQYFVDRKLYPNVDFYSGIIYRAMGIPVEMFTVMFALGRLPGWIAQWREMRLRKEPIGRPRQIYTGENYRPFVKLEDR; via the coding sequence ATGTCAGATATAGCAAAATTACAAATTGGCGAAAAGAGCTATGAGTTTCCACTTATAGAAGGAACAGAGAATGAGGTAGCAATTGATATTAAAACTTTAAGAGGAGCTACTGGTGGGGTTGTAACTATAGACCCTGGATATAAGAATACAGGTTCTTGCCAAAGTGCTATTACATTTTTGAATGGAGAAGAGGGAGTATTAAGATATAGAGGTTATTCTATTGAGGAATTAGCTGAAAAAGCAGATTTTTTAGAAGTAGCTTACTTATTAATTTTTGGAGAGTTGCCAACAAAAGAACAGTTAGATAAATTTTACAGTGATATTTTAGATCAAGCAATAGTAGATGATGATATTAAAAAGATCATAGACGCATTTCCAAAGAATGCACACCCAATGGGAGTGTTATCTTCATTAACATCTGCTTTAACTGCATTTAACCCAACTTCTGTTAATGTTGATTCTGAAGAAGACATGTATAATGCAATCGTAAAGATTATGGGTAAATTACCTGTACTAGTTGCTTGGACTATGCGTAAGAAGCAAGGATTACCATTACATTATGGTTCTCGTAAATTAGGATATGTAGAGAATGTTTTAACAATGATGTTCCAAAAACCTAATGATGAGTATGAATTAAATCCGATTTTAATTAATGCTTTAGATAAGTTATTAATCTTACATGCAGATCACGAACAAAACTGTTCTACATCTACAGTACGTATCGTAGGATCATCTCATGCTGGATTATTTGCTTCATTATCTGCTGGGATCTCTGCATTATGGGGACCTTTACACGGTGGGGCTAACCAAGCAGTATTAGAAATGCTTGAAGCGATTAAAGAAGATGGTGGAGACACTAAGAAATACATGGCGAAAGCGAAAGATAAATCTGATCCTTTCCGTTTAATGGGATTCGGACACAGAGTATATAAGAATTTCGATCCACGTGCAAAGATTATTAAAGTAGCTGCAGATGAAGTATTAGCTGACTTAGGAGTGCAAGATCCAGTATTAGATATTGCTAAAGGATTAGAGCAAGAAGCTTTAAGCGATCAGTATTTTGTAGATCGTAAATTATATCCAAATGTAGATTTCTACTCTGGAATTATATACAGAGCTATGGGGATTCCTGTAGAAATGTTTACAGTAATGTTTGCTTTAGGTCGTTTACCAGGATGGATTGCTCAATGGAGAGAAATGCGTTTACGCAAAGAACCAATTGGACGTCCACGTCAAATCTATACTGGTGAAAATTACAGACCATTTGTAAAGTTAGAAGATAGATAA
- the thiE gene encoding thiamine phosphate synthase: MISKLQYISQGNTIEEHLEHIQRACSYGVEWVQLRIKNIDEKSILETAKEARAITSHFQTRLIINDFYKVAKEVQADGVHLGKTDTCPEKARRYLGDFYTIGGTANTLEDCKKLVDKKVDYIGLGPFRFTETKKNLSPVLGLKGYELIIDELKKDIPIIAIGGITINDVTSLLATGIHGIAVSGEITQNFGLIPSFHKLLHTGSSQEQVYRFN; this comes from the coding sequence ATGATAAGTAAATTACAGTATATTTCTCAAGGAAATACTATAGAAGAACACCTAGAACATATTCAGAGAGCATGTTCATATGGAGTAGAGTGGGTACAACTACGAATAAAGAATATAGATGAAAAAAGTATTCTTGAAACGGCTAAAGAAGCAAGAGCTATCACAAGTCATTTTCAAACAAGATTAATTATCAATGATTTTTATAAAGTAGCAAAGGAAGTACAAGCAGATGGAGTTCATTTAGGTAAAACAGATACTTGTCCTGAAAAAGCAAGAAGATATTTAGGTGATTTTTATACTATTGGAGGAACTGCAAACACATTAGAAGATTGTAAAAAACTGGTAGATAAAAAAGTAGATTATATTGGTCTAGGCCCTTTTCGTTTTACAGAAACTAAGAAAAATTTAAGCCCAGTATTAGGCCTTAAAGGTTATGAACTTATTATAGATGAACTCAAAAAAGATATTCCCATTATTGCTATTGGAGGAATAACGATAAATGATGTGACTTCTTTATTAGCAACAGGAATTCATGGCATAGCAGTTTCAGGAGAAATAACACAAAATTTTGGACTAATCCCTTCATTTCATAAGTTACTTCATACAGGTAGTTCGCAAGAGCAGGTATATCGGTTTAATTAA
- the thiS gene encoding sulfur carrier protein ThiS yields the protein MIIKVNETPREISNTMSLQELIDELQISVNGIAIAINNNVIKKENWQLHSLKENDNILIIRSTQGG from the coding sequence ATGATTATAAAAGTAAACGAAACTCCTAGAGAAATTTCAAATACAATGTCTTTACAAGAGTTAATAGACGAATTACAAATTTCAGTAAATGGAATTGCTATTGCTATTAATAATAATGTGATTAAAAAGGAAAATTGGCAATTACATTCGCTTAAAGAAAATGATAATATATTGATTATTAGATCTACTCAAGGAGGATAA
- a CDS encoding thiamine phosphate synthase: MIVLIAPEKDIENEVEILHRLFDAGLQFYHFRKPYKNYEEHVRYLNLIDQKYHSRIVVHYFHELLEDYKLKGIHLQEQPRIDLKERLISYVNSYKEKGCTVSSSFHEPEVLDACEVKFDYNLLSPVFSSISKKGYEGKGFDVRHINKTVVGMGGVNSKTIGKIKLLGYKGVGVLGGVWNSENPIESFKAIQRQYEIEKSTKN, encoded by the coding sequence ATGATTGTATTAATAGCACCAGAAAAAGATATAGAAAATGAAGTAGAAATTCTACATCGTTTGTTCGATGCAGGATTACAGTTTTATCATTTTAGAAAGCCTTATAAAAACTATGAAGAGCATGTAAGATATCTGAATCTGATTGATCAAAAGTATCACTCAAGAATTGTAGTTCATTATTTTCATGAGTTGTTGGAAGACTATAAATTAAAAGGAATCCATTTACAAGAACAGCCTAGAATTGATTTAAAGGAAAGACTAATATCTTATGTGAATAGTTATAAAGAAAAAGGATGTACTGTAAGTAGTTCTTTTCATGAACCTGAAGTTTTGGATGCTTGTGAGGTGAAATTTGATTATAATTTGTTAAGTCCAGTGTTTTCATCCATATCAAAAAAAGGATATGAAGGAAAAGGGTTTGATGTAAGACATATCAATAAAACCGTTGTAGGAATGGGAGGTGTAAATTCAAAAACCATTGGGAAAATCAAATTACTAGGTTATAAAGGAGTTGGTGTATTAGGAGGTGTTTGGAATTCAGAAAACCCAATAGAAAGTTTCAAAGCTATACAGCGACAATATGAAATAGAAAAATCAACTAAAAATTGA
- a CDS encoding hydroxymethylpyrimidine/phosphomethylpyrimidine kinase produces MSDKNYILSIAGFDPSSGAGITSDIKTFEAHNLYGLSICTAITVQNDITFKKCYWVEKEIIISQIETLFERFDIKVAKIGIIESWEVLLEVVQTLKIFNSDIKIILDPILKASAGFDFHANSDLEVFERVLQNCDFVTPNYEEIKSLFPNKSTEETIEFLSEKTNVYLKGGHREDKKGWDEVYHNKIVKLNIPPIADAIFEKHGSGCVLSSAFAANLYKEASIEDAAKNAKAYTEEFLNSNPSLLGNHQYYDK; encoded by the coding sequence TTGAGTGATAAGAATTACATATTGTCTATTGCAGGATTTGATCCTTCAAGTGGAGCAGGTATTACTTCAGATATTAAAACATTTGAAGCGCATAATTTATATGGATTATCTATTTGTACTGCTATTACGGTTCAGAATGATATAACTTTTAAGAAATGCTACTGGGTAGAAAAGGAGATTATTATTAGTCAAATAGAAACGTTGTTTGAACGCTTTGATATTAAAGTGGCTAAAATTGGAATTATTGAATCTTGGGAAGTTTTATTGGAGGTAGTGCAGACGTTGAAAATTTTTAATTCAGACATAAAGATAATACTAGATCCAATTTTGAAAGCAAGTGCAGGGTTTGATTTTCATGCGAATAGCGATTTAGAAGTATTTGAGAGAGTATTACAAAATTGTGATTTTGTAACACCTAATTATGAAGAGATAAAATCATTATTCCCTAATAAATCAACGGAGGAAACGATAGAATTCCTTTCTGAAAAAACAAACGTTTATTTAAAGGGAGGACATAGAGAAGATAAAAAAGGATGGGATGAAGTATATCACAATAAAATAGTGAAATTGAATATACCTCCTATTGCAGATGCTATTTTTGAAAAGCACGGTAGTGGTTGTGTACTTTCATCGGCATTCGCAGCTAATTTATACAAAGAAGCATCCATTGAAGATGCCGCTAAAAATGCAAAGGCTTACACGGAAGAATTTTTAAACTCTAACCCAAGTTTGTTGGGAAATCATCAATATTATGATAAGTAA
- the carA gene encoding glutamine-hydrolyzing carbamoyl-phosphate synthase small subunit has translation MKYQERKKALVLLADGTIFYGKSVGIEGTSTGEICFNTGMTGYQEVFTDPSYFGQLMVTTNAHIGNYGVNSEEVESEGIKISGLICRNFSFTHSRVDSNGNLLDWFKEHNLVAISDVDTRALVSYIRDNGAMNAIISTEVDKIDELKKQLAEIPNMEGLELASKVSTKEPYFIGDENAPIKISALDIGIKKNILRNLAKRGAYIKVYPYNASFEDMSNFNPDGYFISNGPGDPEPLVDAQNTAKQIIEKDLPLFGICLGHQVIALANGISTYKMHNGHRGINHPVKNLLTGKGEITSQNHGFAINREETEAHPDVEITHVHLNDHTVAGIQMKSKNVFSVQYHPEASPGPHDAEYLFDQFIENIKKAKVEA, from the coding sequence ATGAAATATCAAGAGCGTAAAAAGGCATTAGTTTTATTAGCAGATGGAACTATTTTTTATGGAAAGTCAGTAGGTATAGAAGGAACTTCCACTGGTGAAATTTGTTTTAATACTGGAATGACAGGCTACCAAGAAGTCTTTACAGACCCATCTTACTTCGGTCAATTAATGGTTACTACCAATGCTCATATTGGTAATTACGGAGTTAATAGCGAAGAGGTAGAATCTGAGGGAATTAAAATTTCAGGTTTAATCTGTCGTAACTTTAGTTTCACACATTCGCGTGTAGATTCTAATGGAAATTTATTAGATTGGTTTAAAGAGCATAACTTAGTTGCGATTTCTGATGTTGATACACGTGCATTAGTATCTTACATAAGAGATAATGGAGCTATGAATGCTATAATTTCAACAGAAGTTGATAAGATAGATGAGCTTAAAAAGCAGCTGGCAGAAATTCCAAATATGGAAGGTTTAGAACTGGCTTCAAAAGTATCAACTAAAGAACCTTATTTTATTGGTGATGAAAATGCTCCGATTAAAATCTCTGCATTAGATATAGGAATTAAAAAGAATATTCTAAGAAACTTGGCAAAGAGAGGAGCTTATATTAAAGTATACCCATATAACGCAAGTTTTGAAGATATGAGTAACTTTAATCCTGATGGTTATTTTATTTCTAATGGACCTGGAGATCCAGAGCCATTAGTAGATGCTCAAAATACAGCAAAACAAATTATTGAGAAAGATTTACCATTATTTGGGATTTGTTTAGGGCACCAAGTAATTGCTTTGGCCAATGGAATTTCTACTTATAAAATGCATAACGGACATAGAGGTATTAATCATCCTGTTAAGAACTTACTTACAGGAAAAGGTGAAATAACTTCTCAAAATCATGGATTTGCAATTAATAGAGAAGAAACAGAAGCACATCCAGACGTAGAAATTACACATGTACACTTAAATGACCATACGGTTGCTGGTATTCAAATGAAATCAAAAAATGTATTTTCAGTGCAATACCACCCAGAGGCAAGTCCAGGACCTCACGACGCAGAGTATTTATTCGATCAATTTATTGAGAATATTAAAAAAGCAAAAGTAGAGGCGTAA
- the rplQ gene encoding 50S ribosomal protein L17, translating into MRHGKKFNHLGRKSAHRKAMLSNMACSLIEHKRINTTEAKAKALRKFVEPLITKSKDDTTHNRRVVFSYLRNKFAVTELFKDVSVKVGDRPGGYTRIIKLGNRQGDNAPMAMIELVDYNELYNPKGEKAKKTTRRSRRGGKKATAPAADVQTSQEEE; encoded by the coding sequence ATGAGACACGGAAAAAAGTTTAATCATTTAGGAAGAAAGTCAGCTCACAGAAAAGCAATGTTATCTAATATGGCTTGTTCTTTAATCGAACACAAGCGTATTAACACAACAGAAGCTAAAGCGAAAGCTTTACGTAAGTTTGTTGAGCCTTTAATTACTAAATCAAAGGATGATACTACTCACAATCGTCGTGTAGTATTTAGTTACTTACGTAACAAGTTTGCTGTTACTGAATTATTCAAGGATGTATCAGTAAAAGTTGGTGATAGACCAGGAGGATATACTCGTATTATCAAATTAGGAAATCGTCAAGGAGATAACGCTCCTATGGCAATGATTGAATTAGTTGATTATAACGAACTATATAATCCAAAAGGAGAGAAGGCTAAGAAAACTACACGTCGTAGTCGTCGTGGAGGTAAGAAAGCTACTGCACCAGCAGCTGATGTTCAAACTTCACAAGAAGAAGAATAG
- a CDS encoding thiazole synthase: MTTLQLADKTFNSRLFTGTGKFSSSQKMKEALLASQSELVTVALKRVDVQNEEDDILSHLNHKRINLLPNTSGVRTAKEAVFAAELSREALETNWVKLEIHPDPKYLLPDPIETLKAAEELVNKGFVVMPYIHADPVLCKRLEEVGTQCVMPLGAPIGSNKGLKTLEFLEIIIEQSNVPVVVDAGIGSPSHAAHAMELGADAVLVNTAIAVSENPVAMATAFKMAVEAGRMAYEAKLAPIKKHAEASSPLTSFLS, encoded by the coding sequence ATGACAACATTACAACTAGCAGATAAAACTTTCAATTCAAGATTATTCACAGGAACAGGGAAATTTAGTTCTTCTCAAAAAATGAAAGAAGCATTATTAGCTTCTCAAAGTGAACTGGTAACTGTGGCCTTGAAAAGAGTAGATGTACAAAATGAAGAAGATGATATTTTAAGTCATTTAAATCATAAGCGCATCAACTTATTACCCAATACTTCAGGAGTAAGAACAGCAAAAGAGGCAGTATTTGCTGCTGAATTATCTAGAGAAGCTTTAGAAACAAATTGGGTTAAATTAGAAATACATCCAGATCCTAAGTATTTATTACCAGATCCTATTGAAACTTTAAAGGCCGCGGAAGAATTGGTAAACAAAGGATTTGTGGTGATGCCTTACATTCATGCAGACCCTGTTTTATGTAAGAGATTAGAAGAAGTAGGAACGCAATGTGTAATGCCTTTAGGAGCTCCTATTGGTAGTAATAAAGGACTAAAAACTTTGGAGTTCTTAGAGATTATTATAGAACAATCTAATGTGCCTGTTGTAGTTGATGCAGGTATTGGATCACCATCACATGCAGCACATGCTATGGAGTTAGGTGCCGACGCTGTACTGGTAAATACAGCGATTGCGGTATCTGAAAACCCTGTGGCAATGGCAACAGCATTTAAAATGGCTGTAGAAGCGGGAAGAATGGCATATGAAGCAAAACTTGCTCCGATAAAAAAACATGCTGAGGCAAGTAGCCCTTTAACTTCCTTTTTAAGCTAG